CGGTAAGCAGTACACAATCTCGCACCTTCCTATTTATATAATTTATTCCATCCTCCCATAGATATGCATCATTTAAATACACGTAACACTAGTCATGGTAATTTATACACGCCCCCATTTAGAACTGCTATGGGTCAAAGATCTTACGCTTATCGAGCAGTTAAAATTTGGAACGCCATTCCCTCGTCCGTTCGTAGCTGTGAAACTCTGTTATCCTTTAAATCTACATTACGTAATTATGTATACTAAGTTCATGAACGAGGGCTCTGATTTGGATTGATTGTGTCTTGTGAGacctttgatgacattttagtttcctttgatgacattttagttTCGCATATTTATTTTATAATCTGTATATTTATCCAAATGTTCCCAATTCAATCTTTATTCCATGTATGCTTTCCCTTTGTATGACAATGGACTTATTTTAGAGGgctctgatggaaattacaattcattttgtaaatcaGACTACCCGCgttaaataaagtataataataataatattatgagATCTTTCAATTTAATTGTGAGCGTGATCCGTTGCAGCAGAACGTAATATCTGAATGGCCGTCAGCAATGGCCTTTTATGACACAGCAATTagtggccgccattttgaattgtcaCGAGCACTACCATCCAGTATCAGAAGGAAGGTCACGACAGAAAGACTCGATTCTATCTTTCACCATCCAACTCGGTTCATAAGGGCAACCATTCTCAATACATTCATGAATTAATCGCACATGACTGCGTCGAAATGAtatgaatacattttatgtttACTTTGTTGCTTTTTTTCCATGGAAGGTGATAGAGCTTTAATTGCTATCAAACTTCCTTGAACTTCTTGATGACGTAGGTTATTGATCCATTCTGATTGGTCAAGCTTCAGTTGGAGCGTGCGGTAGGCCTAATGACCGCGCTGCCGGAAAGGATCATGGGATGTTTAGAAAGAATGCCAGTCCTTCAGATTCAAATGGTGTATTTGGAGAACGAGAGGCTGGCGTCGTAAATTGACGACTTGCACATCTGTGGTATTACCCATTCGAACTAGTGGTGCCGCGATCAATTCATTTTCgactttttctcaaactgttACGATCTCTTCCGCGTCGATTGATCAATGTTTTTCAGAGCCTTGTTACCGACACCAAGCCCTGGAGAGCAGCAGAGttcataaaataataaataagacGATAAACCCTTGCAAAATATTGCTAGTTGCCATGGTTATtccaaaaaatattgggacttgTACATTATGCTTAGACCAACTCCAGTGATTATTTCGAGGCACTGAAGCGAACATTCCCTATTTTGGTTTATCATTGTTCACAGGTATCACTTTTGATAACAACTATACTTCCTTACAAGTAGCATTACAAACATTTATGATTCATGgcttgaaaatgacaaaagaagTTTATTCCATTCCCCATATTACGTTGTAATCATTCAAGCTGGCTTTTTTACCCTCTTTGTATGGAGGGTACATCTTGATGTGCATAGTTGAATGGAAATTAACAGCTGTAGTCAGAAATAAATAGCAGTCGTTAAAAAAATAAGCCATACTCTTTAAACGacgtaatgacgtcattttctaTCTCCCACTAGTTATGGGAATATGGGAATACGTAAAgtaaattcatgatacatagaCACATAGTTCCACTTCGCCATGATTGTACGGATTTATCGTGAAGTTCGACCTCTGATCAGATTCTAATGGAGCTTGGATTTCCAGTAGTTTTCTCTCATTCCAAGCCCCATTAACCGTCCAAAGGCCACCGTCAATAACTAAGCTATTCCTAAATACCAGACTCCTGTGAGATTTGTGGTGGATATTTCTATGGTGAAATGAATACATGCTTGATTGAATAGCGCTTACAAGTCATTTTATTCACAATTTACAGTTGGTTGGCTGTGAGATGCATGATACGACAATCATGACCTCAAAAGGTAGCAATGCAGACCGTATATCGTCGCTAGACAAGAGGTTTCCAGAACAAATTCTACTTCAAACATCCTTATATGGAGATGTTTTCTATTACCCTTCAAGGCATTAGCCTTCACGCACGTATGCACCTGCTCAGTATGATCTGGTGATTGTTGAGTTTAGCAAAATGGCACGAATGCAGAAATCTTGTTTATGAatggaaaaagtaaaaaataccaACCCTGAATTATGCAAGCATTGAACTGTACTAATGCTATCTTTACTCCTTATTTGTTGCCGCGGATACAAGTTGCACCGACTTGTTATCATTATAGTAGTTGTCATTTTGTCTAAGCTAGAGAGAGCATCATTGAATCCGTAGCTGGGCGGGGGCGTGTTACTGTTATTGCCTGGCAATAGCAAAACACGCCTGGTAATATCATATCGCTAACCTGAGTATTTTTCGTGTGAAATCAATATAGAACGGAATCCGACATACACTGTGCGGCACAGTAACAGTGGTATCAAATCGCCTGTGCATCTGACATTATGAGAACggagaaatgtgaaaatttttgacGTGCAACCATTGTATTTTGAATTCGTTAATGTCAACTAGCGAGTTGATTTTCTGGATGCAACAGAATGACGAATCATCGAACATTCTCTGAGCATGGATATAGCAATGCATTTGTTAGCCGTTGAGGTCTCTCATTCTCTCAAATGACGACCACAGAGAATGGTTCTTTGTGAGATACTTGAGGGCGACGAACATATGAACACCTGAACACTAGATGGCGCACTTTTTGTCTGTCAGGCACGTGCAACTGGCCTTCGAATAAGTCAAAAGAGACCAAACGTTTGCGATATGCACAGATTTAAAGGAGACCGGTTGTGATGTTTTCCGCAATAGATTAATTGACATTTCCTTCATAATCACAACAAAGCAAAGACAGATGATAGCTGTTAAAGAGATAAACAGGGGTTGCTGTGGGTTAATTCCAACAAGTACTGCTGCATATGTACAAATAAATGCACTCGTCGTTTGTAATTTAAACAGTATTCATAAGTTCCAGCATCCTTTAATAAAATATGTGAAGCGTTCAGAAAAAATCAGAATCGCTGACGAAATTCCTGACGAAGCAATGACATCGTCCTGGTGCAACCAGATTATCTTGGTTGTACTAAATTTCTTCCAAGCAAATCAACCAAGCAGTGAAATTGTCGACATTTTCGTtttatgagaaaaattgtcTAAATCACTTTTGGAGGACAAACTGTTGTGTTTTTCGTACAAGAGTGTCTGGCATCGTGAGGCGCTGGTGGCGCTCTCCTATCCGAAAATACAAAGAAGTCACCAACTCGTTTCAAAGTGGGTTATGAAGGGTAAATATATTTTCCCTTAtcaaaaaaagtatttttatattttaaaacgTTTAAACATCTGATCCGAATTTTGATAGTTGACTTTCGACAGTCTAATTCTGCATAGGTAATTCGATTGATAAAGGTAGATGGTAATCATTGAAGTCACCCCTCTAATCATGAGACAGCGACGTTTCACGACCGTTAATTTCCGATTTTTAGCTGACTCATTCATCAAAGTTGCTCCCGTATTATTAAATTGTCACTTATGAACATCAGTCAATTTATTCTACAAATTATGAGATACCTTCGCCCTGATTTTCAATCCAATTTTATGGTTtactttttcttcttctgtttGATAGTCATTTGATAATATACCAGTATTCATGTAAAAAATACTGGTCCTGCCTCTGTTTACTTACCCGCCTTTCCCAGTCTACTGCTAGATCTCGGTTTTTGTCCATTCTCATGAAAGCGCAAAGAGTTATCTATTGTTCACGATGTTTTAATGCTAGTGATGGTCAGGTCAATTTATTAAAGGAGTAAGATATACCTATACAAAACAGTTGTGTATCCTAGTTTTCATATGTTGCCTATCTGAACTGGAAAACGCAAGTTTACAAGCTAGGATGCGTGTAAACGAACGTGTGATTTCTTCTCCGAAAACACCGGCGCCATTGTTGTGTATGTAGGATTTCACATGATTGGCTCATGTACATTGCAGGATTATGAGATGGCCATTGGttgtaaaaaatgttaaagCCGTTGCTATCATATACACTATTTTACCACCAAGTTTTAATAAGTTTATAATACCAATGTATTATAATGTCGGTAAACAATGAAAGATCATAAAGGAAAGTTATTTTATAAGTTTAATACATGGATGGGTGTCATTAGTGACGTCTTTGAagttaatattttgataaaaaaggtTTTCTGTTTGAAATTGGGACAGATATCTGGTGTTGATGTAGTTAACCTTTGAAAGGAGAGGCTTAATTTGCTGTTTATCGGGATGGTGCGCTGTCTAATtcttatatttatttttcttgaagcttgtgatttaaatgtaaaatttcgTAAGAGCTACTTGTTTTTAGAAAAATTAACTACAACAGCCAAGACCAGTTATATTGACGCTTGTTTGTTTCAAACTCTTAATGGTATATTTTGAAACTGCAAACTGTATTGATATTACTGCATTTGTTGTCGTCAATTTTTATGATAACCCTTGATTATGGTTCATAGTAACTCGGACAAGTGACCACAAATCGCCCTGACAAAGCGGCCACTGGTGGCAGCACACAGATGCGGAACAAATATACCAAgtttatacatacatgtacacattgaGACATACGTATACAAAGAAAGACATGTTTGCAGAGAAAATACTAGGACTCtgatgttaattatgcaaatgcatATCATTTCTATTAATTGTTTCTAGCATCGAGTgccagtcaatttcaatgccaTGGGTGATAATGTGCAGGCTAACATGTTGTCGTGAGTCAGTCGGTTTGAAAACCTAAgttttgataatttgtaaatatcGTCAATGAAAGTCTGTAGATTGTTGCAGATAGCATTATTTACTTTCATTATCTTGAAATCGGTTCTATACCAACTGAATATTCCGCCGCGAACAATATCAAGTCACGATAAGGGCACTGGTCTGTTTTCTTTTAAACAAATCACAAATTTCTTTAAAGTAAAAAATAAGCgagtttttgtttcaaaaccGATTGCCAATGcttgtttttcaagattaaacGAGACTTGGAAACACCGAACATTAAGCACTCAGCCGTGTCCCAGATACTAACTGTTCCATTCATTTATAACGCCTTTTGTTGAAAGGTGATTGCCATGGCTCCCGTATTTATGGCACGGTGTTGTTTGCAAGAATTGTAAATAAAGGCTATAAAACTGCTAAAGGAATCTCACAAGTCTTATATCCAATTAAGCAAAGAAGACGGTCAACATGTAGAGATAAAAGTCTATTCACTGTATCTACTTTTGATTGATTTAATTCCACCATCATAATACGAGAGAATTGTTATTTTGACAGCGATTGGTGCGTGCAATTGATTTGCTGTCACGCTCAAGTAATTGTCTAAGGTGTGTTGTCGTTCCGTGATCCACTTCAACGCGTGTTCAGTGACAAAAACCCGCTGTCAAAGGGTGGTAACCTTCTATGAATGGTCCTACGTGTCGTATCCAACCTTTCTGTGGGCTACTGTCAGTCGTTCCCTTTTTGAACAAGCCATTATATCTGGTAAAACTCATCATTGGCCACAGTTGCAAAAAGGCCGAAGATAAGTTGAAGTAAAGATAAAGCTATCTAGGAAACTATTGACGAATAATTTGAGTTTTTATCATATGGTCAACCACTTGGCCAATCGACCGTAGACCATGtcacaaatatttaacaatgTCCGAAAGCTTTTGATACCAtccacagacagactgccagaCTTTTCGTCAACCAAGCGGCGAGCACTGTGTTTGCAGACTCACATTTGCATTGAGTAAAACTAACATCCTATGTAAGCCTTCACAATACAGAGTACCCTGAAAGAGCAATATGACTGcgtcaatgaaaaacaaatctcCAGTCTGTGTATTTGAACTGTCGCTTCTCTAATTTCCCGGCCGATTTCCAAGACATGTATGCCATTCATTACTGGCAAACATAATGTCAAAAACAAGCAATGCAAAGGCACATTGCAGGATAAACCTGTACCAGGTCCTGATCAGACACAGCTGTAGGATTTGTTGAAGAAGCCCTGCCGAACGCCCAATGATTTCAGGAAGTTCATTATATGAAATTCGTCTTACAATTACAAGGTCTGAAACATGTTTGTGTACAAAGAATTGTCATACAGGCGTACTGAAACTAGTAAAAAGTCAGGCACTGTCACATACCTGTGCACATAAGATGGTCTACAGCAGTCATTAAACAGCACTATGTACCGTTGCAGATCCGTGCAATACTGACACACATGTAGCACAGAGTCTGTTACAGACTCGCTGTGTACATTGAACAATTACCTCAAACTCGCAAAGTTTCGAAAGCTGATGAAGTGCTGAACCGTCACATTGTTTGAATGGGTCTAAGTTTTAGTTTAAGAGTTTCTCTTTTTATTCTTGCTCTTGTAAACTCAGATATTGGAGATGACTTAATGTTTAAGATGCAGATCAGAATAAAATGCGaatcaaatgaaatttaaatatgGCAACTACTTAATGTTTGTAGAAGTCGAAAACATGACATTGACAGGTCATGTCACCGGTTTAAACACTGTcctatgtaaaatcataaaatgaaaCAGCGTAAATGGTCCAAAAGACTAAAGGACGTACATCATTATGATAATCATTCAAATATTTCCTAAGTCAGCTGGCGGCTGGGAATACAACAATACCTGTGCACATTTTGGAATCGGACGACATAGCGATATTTGCCATGTATCTGTcgtaaaacttgtcacaaagTTAGATATTTACGAGTTGGAAATTTTACGACGATCTACAGCTTAACTCTATTAGAGAGTGGGCGAGGTAGTACTGAAGGCAGCTCAAAAAGCCATTACAAACCCTTTTACCGTTTGTTGAAATCCGTTGCGGATCCGACCCTGTCAAAAAGACCCATTGTgcgcaaaataataaaatctgCCGAGGATTTGGGCAGAAATGTGGTACATTAACAGCAGTGAGGTGAAATGAGGACATCTATGCACTTCAAGACAATCACAAAGACCGGAGCCGCACTTTAACGACTCACTGAGTTGCCGTACTCATGTTGCGGGCTAATTCAAGCTGAAATCTTGCAGACGACGAGCATATTAACGCCTTACAAAACATACTGAAGCAAGGCATACATACAATCACACAACTCGTGAGAAAATCAACTTGTGAAACAATCTTCAATGAAGTGTAATGGTGAAGACTACGACACTTTTCATTTTTATGCATTACTTATTCAATATAAGAATCCACTTTAGACATATCAATACTTATAGGGTGAAAGATCGGACGGAATCTAGTGAAGGTCTTATCAAAATAATCGGCAATTTTACGCCATTTAAACATCTCAATGCATCATGATCGATTAACTATGTGTACTAGTTAGTGGTATAAGTACTGTAGAAGAGTATTTGACGATTGTCCATCCACAGTGTTCAAGAGCTGTTGTGCAAGTTGAATGTTGACCTTCAAATGAACACAgtgtttcccattgttttacaaGTCATTATAAAACACTTAAACGGTGTGTTCCAACATTTGGATGTCACTATTACTCAAAGTAAACTCCGTATGCCGTTGCAACGGCGAAAAGCGAAGAATTTTTGTAGAAAGCGGACGCGTGGTCGTCATTTCTTGCATCCCACAGACACCTGCTACAGATCTCAATACCTTGGTTGGTGATGTTGCCAATGACAACGTGAGTAACAATCTTATGCCGTTCGTATCCCATGATTTTGGCCTGATGTTTAGCCATGTCGGCGATGTTTGCCGCTAGCGAGGTCGCCGTCTTGGGGTCGTACACTTTGTCGTCCAAGTTTGAGCTGAGGACACTTTGAAGCATCTTCTCAACTCTTGATGCGTTGAAGCGTTGACTACCCTCAGGGTTCATTCTGTAAGTGTTCTCCAACTTCGGTTTGTTCCTTAGAATCGACCTCGGGAACCCCATGATCGACGTACGCCGGGAAAACCTGCGGAAGGCGGCTATGCCTGGCCTTCCCTTGCCATGTGAATCGGTGTCGTCGGCTGACGATGCGCCGGTTTGAACGACAATTCCTTGGCTGTCTTTCGACTCAATTTGTATGGAACTCCGCCTGGAAGACACTGACGGTCGACGCTCACTCATCTTGTCCAGAATTATTGTAGTATACCTTATAACTTCTTTGACCAGCTAAACGTAGCAGTACAAGTCCCTGTTGAAGTTCGTCGTCACAGTTTCCAGTCCTGTCAGagacaaaattaaaacattgaCAACTGACGCCTGTGTTAGTACTGTCAGAAAGAGCTCAGTAACTCGACAGACGCATTGTAGAGTGTTGACTCCCACCTTTGTTAGAATATTAGGCGTACTTCTGATAGGTTACCCTTAGGGCCGAGACGAGGTCAAACTCCTGTCTTTTTCTCATTGTGGAGCGAAATCCTTGAAGACAAAACCCTTTGAGGCTTTACTGTGTGGAGGTTATAAATTTGTACTGCTCGTCGACAAAACAGACGAAAGGAAGCTCACtggaatatgcaaatgcatTGTACATACTGTAGGCAGTAAATCTCGTCAgacattaattatatttatagaAAAGGTAATTCTCGAGCGACGAGACTAAAGGGAAAGCGCCTCACAAAGATTTTGTACAGCATTGCAATTGGCTAATGCGTATACATAGAGTCTGATGACGTACGTACTTGGTTCATGTATCGATTTTCGCCTTGGCAACGGCGCTGTTAGGACTCAATCAACAGGTCGGCGTCTGCAGTGTTGATCTGAGGACTGCATTGAAATCTGTATGATGTGTCTCAAGTTACATTGCAAGTGCAAGTGTCCGGCTTAGTGTTTCCCCGTCTGAAAGCACAAAGTGCATGGTTTAGTACAATGCAGTGTCTGAATTTAAATAAAATGCATAGAAAGGATCGAATTTCCGAACACGGAAGTCAATTTTGTGGCTCTTTCGTTGAACTGCAAAATTTAATGCGATGATTAATAGATTCATGCTGCCGTATCTAGATcgtcaaaccatagacagtatgCCCCTATACTGTCTACGGTCAAACTAAAGTATTTCAAGCGATACTGTCATTAATTTACCTGCCATTTGTAAAAAGGTTGCGGACATTCTTGTACATGTATCTTCAAACCATCTGGCTTCCTTAGGCCTCATCTTTGGCTCGTCATAGCAACGGGTGACGTAACCAGTCTACGAACAGTTGTATCACTGGCGTAAGAATGTGTAGTTTTAAATTTCGGAACAATTCCCACAACAATTGATGTCACCCATGTGTATGTTTTATAATGTATTGAAAACAGCACCGATACGACATAATCAGAGCATAAAAAGTCTCTATATCGAACTAGCCTGATCGAAAAATCATACCTGCTCATCAATTGGCGTTGACAAAGCTTCATAATACATGTAACTTTGTCGCACACAATGACATTCCAAAGTACTTTAGATTTATATGTTTCATAAAAAGAAACGGACGAGCGAGAAAATGTTCACCAACAAAAAGCGTGCAacaattaaaaatacaaaacgtTGAGTGAGCTGTGATATAACAGCCGGCATTTCGCATATTGATAGATTCTCGTGAAGGTGATCTTGAAATCATGTGTCGTACAGTTGTCAATAAAGGAGTGAGGAATTTGAGGAATTTGcgaaatatgaagatccaattatcctaaattagttccaatcgtgttaattgatGAAAATGGGCACTCATCATGGGCTTGAGAGATTAAAAAAtattctgctgatgtgcagcgtgctcggaaGGTAATATCTGATTAGTTgatgtcactattcacagcaactaaGGGAGTCTATTTATATAATTCAATTAAAGGTTCAGCCACACAATTGGATAACACcttccgagacgctgcacatcagcagaataTTTTTTAATCTCTCAAGCCCATGATGAGTGCCCATTTTCatcaattaacacgattggaactaatttaggataattggatcttcatattttgcaaattccTCAAAAAAGTTACGTGTCCTATAGCTgagtgttgcaatattacaaattactcataaaaacaagtatatacttaaaaaggaaagcagatgagtttacatttgcagattaacaGACatgacttcaccatccaattatcccaacttagttccaatcgtgttcattctAACGTCAATTGGTATGTTCATTTCAATAGATAAACGTTAATTTATCGGCTATATAACTCcgtccacacacacacactgagtGATATAGGTGTAGATGTGCTGACCAAGTTCTTCCTACTGATGTAACCTTCCGAGCACGCTCGACTCAAAATATGTTATGTTCATATGGTTACGGCAGAGTCTGACTATCATAAGGGGTGGGagatattttattgtttgtagCTGATTTTAAACGTGTTTCTGACGTTTACAGACAGGAATTGTACAATGACATACGCACAAAAGACTCCGTACATACTgtaatagcgctgttcacggttacaggtttgttactaaatatagctgaacgcgcgcgacatcggacacgcagcttgaaatgcggacaaattttatcaatgttgcatgcgtggctctttttgcagcttgtactctgagtcgtgaatatgtttttaagtattcactgttacactagcagtcgcccactgagatgtatttcgtcgttcttgcatgcgtaattttcaaaagcgtaatctaaaatgcggacaaatatttatttttgcatattaatgagagaacagtgacgtaaactgtgaacggccctatttaCAAAGAATGCTCGAACCAGAAAAATACGCACGCGTACTTGAAATTACAGGGTCTAAATATAGACTTGTGTTGGTCAGAATGAGATACTTATATTTTGGTTTAAGAGTGCAGGAAGGCAGTTACGAAATTCATATTTGTATGTCCATTGTATCAAATCTTAAGATATTTGTTACCACATCATAACTCTGATTTTCCTTCTGAGAATAATATTTTCCCACTGATGAGGTTGAATGCTCAAATAATGTTAAGGAATCTTGGCAAATTTGTCTataaaaaacattatttttagaAAAGAGTTTATATGAAAACTAAGGGCATGTGTTTTTTTAGTTCCTGTATTCCGTTCTGCAAAACCTTACCGTGTTTGTCATAGTGGCCTGAAGACAAATGAACATTCAACCATGAAATGAATATGAGGTGAAATCAGCGAGCCCGACATGTCCTCATAATCAGTATTGTTATTCCATTATTGTGCAGGTCTATACTGAATCAATAAACAGTCATATGAAGACTGTCATTCCACCACAACGAATTCGACTGCATTCAGTCCCCATCACAATGTGAGTGTGATTGTTAAATCATGGAAGTCTTAACTCACTGAAATAGTTTCCAAAACACTGTCCAACCACAGTCCCCCTCACCACTATATTCGGTGACTTGGTGACAGTATTAAACATACCAG
This is a stretch of genomic DNA from Ptychodera flava strain L36383 chromosome 21, AS_Pfla_20210202, whole genome shotgun sequence. It encodes these proteins:
- the LOC139120960 gene encoding dynein light chain Tctex-type protein 2B-like, whose amino-acid sequence is MSERRPSVSSRRSSIQIESKDSQGIVVQTGASSADDTDSHGKGRPGIAAFRRFSRRTSIMGFPRSILRNKPKLENTYRMNPEGSQRFNASRVEKMLQSVLSSNLDDKVYDPKTATSLAANIADMAKHQAKIMGYERHKIVTHVVIGNITNQGIEICSRCLWDARNDDHASAFYKNSSLFAVATAYGVYFE